The Kluyvera intermedia genome includes the window GGGTGACGAAGATCAGGCTGACGCCCTGGTCGCGCAGTTGGCGCATTAGGGTGAAAAGCATTTCCACCTCTTTGGTGTCGAGGCTGGCGGTCGGTTCATCGAGGATCAAAACCTTGGCGGAGAGATCGATAGCCCGACAGATAGCGACGATCTGCTGCATCGCCACCGAAAAACGGTTTAAGGGCTCGCGGACGTCAAGGGAGAAACCGTAGGAAGCCATAAGCGCGGTAGCGCGCTTTTCCATCTCTTTACGCCGCAGGAAGCCAAAGCGTTTGGGTTCGCGGCCAATAAACAGGTTATCCGCCACCGACATATTCGGCAGCAGGTTCACTTCCTGATACACCGTGCCGATCCCCAATTGTTGGGCATGAGCGGTGTTTTTCGGATTGATTTGCTGGCCTTCCAGCCAGATGGTGCCGCTGTTAGCGTGGTAGACGCCGGTCAGGGCTTTAATCAGCGTGGATTTTCCGGCCCCGTTTTCGCCCAAAAGCGCCATGATTTCGCCACGACGCAGGCTAAAATTGACATTATCCAGCGCCTTAACGCCGGGGAAGTACTGGCAGAGTCCCTCGGTACGGAGGATTTCTGGGTTGGTTTCAGTGGTCATTGTGCGCTCCCCCTCACCCTAGCCCTCCCCCCACAGGGGAGAGGGGACAGATTGTGCCCAATACGCTCACCGAACAGCTCCCTCTCCCTTTCAGGGAGAGGGTTGAGGTGAGGGTATCCGCCACTCAATAGCCCATATTTTTCTTCTTCTCTAACTCTTCTTTCGCCGTATCCGGCAGGTAGAGCGTCGATTTCGTCAGGGTCACTTTCTCAGGCAGGGTGCCGTCTTTTTTGTATTTTTCCAGCGCATCAAACGCCGGGCCAGCCATGTTTGGCGTCAGTTCAACGCTGGCGTTAGCGTCTCCGGCAATCATCGCTTTGTAGATGTCCGGTACACCGTCAATTGAGCCGGTCAGGATATCTTTGCCTGGCTTCAGCCCCGCTTCTTTGATCGCCTGAATCGCACCGATTACCATGTCGTCGTTGTGCGCGTAAACCATGCAGATGTTCTTGCCGTTGTTTTCGGCTTTGATAAAGCTTTCCATGACCTCTTTACCTTTGCTGCGGGTAAAGTCGCCGGACTGGGAGCGGATGATCTTGATATTGGAGGCTTTAGAGATGGCATCAGCGAAGCCTTTCTTACGGTCAATCGCCACGCTCGCCCCTACCGTACCTTGCAGTTCAACCACGTTACACGGCTTACCGTCGGCGGTTTTAATTAGCCATTCACCGATAAGTTGGCCTTCCAGCACGTTGTTGGCGGTGACGGTGGTCATGTACAGCGATTTGTCCTTCACGTCGATAGAGCGGTCAAGCAGGAATACCGGGATGTTCGCCTCTTTGGCTTCTTTCAGTACCGGTTCCCAGCCTGTCGCTACCACAGGTGCGATAAAGATGGCATCAACGCCCTGGGCAATAAACGAACGTACCGCTTTAAGTTGGTTTTCCTGTTTTTGCTGCCCGTCGGCAATCTTCAGGGTGATGCCGCGTTTTTGGGCTTCCTGCTTAGCGACGTTAGTTTCCGCCGCACGCCAGCCGGATTCAGAGCCGACCTGCGAAAATCCTACCGTTAATGGAGCAGCCATGACCATAGACGACATGGCTGCGGAAACTGCTGTGACAAGGAGTAAGCGCTTCCACATAGAGGTATCCTCATAGGGTTATCGTTGGTTAAATATTCTTCTGCGGAAGAACTATAGACAATGGGCTATGTAACGGAATGAGTTACATCACACTTCAAAAAAGTAAATTATTTGTTAACTAGCGAGATGTGGAAGAGATCAACAAGGAGAAGGGGTCGCGCATCCATTGAGCGCTATCGATTTTGTGCAGAAATGCAGCGAGCCGCCGTCATTTTTTACCGTGATGTAAACGGTTTCATGATTTTATTCAGGATGCGGCTAAGTTTATGGATTTTCCTGCCGTAGGAAGTGGCTGAAAAAGACGGACGCGAAGGCGGGGGACGTAAAACAGGTCAAGACTTTCGTGGCGAGTTGGCTATAATACCGGGCACTAGTTTGCCATACATTCTAAAGGAAACAGACATGAGCTTACTCAACGTCCCTGCGGGTAAAGATCTGCCGGAAGATATCTACGTTGTCATCGAAATCCCAGCTAACGCAGATCCTATCAAATACGAAGTCGACAAAGAGAGCGGCGCGCTGTTCGTTGACCGTTTCATGTCCACCGCGATGTTCTATCCGTGCAACTACGGCTACATCAACCACACCCTGTCTCTGGACGGTGATCCGGTTGACGTACTGGTCCCAACTCCGTACCCACTGGAGCCAGGTTCAGTTATTCGCTGCCGTCCAGTTGGCGTGCTGAAAATGACCGACGAATCTGGTGAAGATGCGAAACTGGTTGCGGTACCGCACACCAAGCTGAGCAAAGAATACGATCACATCAAAGATGTGAACGACCTGCCAGACCTGCTGAAAGCGCAGATCACCCACTTCTTCGAGCACTACAAAGACCTCGAAGCAGGCAAATGGGTTAAAGTTGACGGTTGGGAAGATGCAGCAGCAGCTAAAGCTGAAATCATCGCTTCCTTCGAGCGCGCGAAGAAATAAGATTTCTTTTCGAGCTTTGCAAGACACCGCCTTCGGGCGGTGTTTTTGTTTGTGCGGATCCCGGCGGCGCTGCGCTTGGCCGGGCTACGGGCGGGTGAAGAATCTTGCAGTATCAACAATACAAAAAACAACGCCACCCGAAGGTGGCGTTGCCGTATTCAATACTGGTCTTTATCCAACCAGTTGCCGCTTTCTATCAGCTTCATCCCGTCAATTGGGCGCTGATAGACGTACATCCAGGCGCTACCATACGGCGTCTGGATGAGATGACGAGCGTATTCGCCCGCCTTGGTGCGCAGCGCATCCAGTTCGGCCAGCGTCGAGGCGTCTATCCGATAAACCTCACCGTGTACTGTGCCATCACCGGGCACCGCGCCTGGATAGTGGCCCAGGCTGTACAGCTGATAATCGGGAACGCTATGATCGCCCAGCCACAGGGCGTTGGTCATCCAGTGGCTGTTACCTTGTTTGCGCCGTAAACTGCCGTACACAAATATTCGCATTGCTAAAACTCAAACTGATAGAGCAAATCGAGCGCCTGGTCTACGCCAGACACCGCTTCCAGATACAGCTTAGGCATCAGGCGATAGCGTAACGTGAGCGTCGCTAAAGAGTCAAAGATCCCCACACCATATTTCACCTGCAGACCCGGCAATACGTAACCACTGACCACCACCTGGGAGGAATCACCCACCCCTTGCGTATCTAAAGCCAGATTACTTACGCCAAACGTCTCGCCGATTTTACCCACAACTTGACCACTTTGTGCAACCCCCAGACCAATAAGCATTGATGTCATCGCCGCACTGTCACTCTGGCCGCTGTCCAGACCTTGTCCTCGGACGAGGTAGGAGAGCGCTTCTTGCTGCGACATGGCCGGGTCAGAGAAGACCTCAGCCTTAGGTTGATCGGCAGTCCCCGTGACGCGAACACCGGCGATTACGTCGTTTTCTGTCGACTCTGGGTTACGAATAGCTTCGATATTGAGCAGCGGCTGATCAGGCGGACCGGAGAATAGCAGTTCGCCTTTACGCACGATCAAATCCTGCCCATAGGCGTGGAAGCGACCTTCCGGAATATTAATTTGCCCGTTCAGACCCAGCCCTTGTTTATCCTGCGCGACTTTCAGATCGCCGGTCAGACGTGCTTTCAGGCCAAACGCATCGAGGCGAACGTTGTTGCCAACGTGGATCATCAGGTTGCTGTTGATCGGAATCGATGCCGATTTAACCTCTTTTGGCTGAAGTTGATCGTTTAGCATCACTTCATCTTTAGAGACGCCCACTGCGCTCTCAGGCACTTCCTTCACGACGATACGCGCCCATGGAACATCGACGCTGCCATCAAGCGTGAACAGGCTTGGCGTGGCGTTAAATTCGATATCCGGTGACACATCAAGACGCACCATTGGTGGCACGGTGATACGCACCCGGCTGCCTTTCGCCGCAATACGCGCACGCCAGTTCTCGATCTGCCGCCAGTCCGCGTCGCCATTAAGGCTAATCTGCCCTTGCTGGGTACGGATTTCCCCTTGTAGCGTGGAGCTGGCACCGTTGAAGTTCATGGTTATCTGGCTTGGCTGCATGTCGAACGGCATAAAGTTACCGTCAACATCGATACCGTTAAGCTGCAACTGGCCGAACATCAGCGGACTTTGTACATCACCGCCCAGCCGCAAGTTCGCGTTAACCTTACCGTCCGCCTTTTCCCCTCGGGAGAAGACAGGATTAATCATCGCCAGCGAGAAGTTACGGATGTTGACGTTACCGCCCAGGTTACGTCGGCCTTGCGGATCGGTGACCTGTACCTGACCGTCCAGCTGACCGTTATTGGTCAAACGGATAAGCCAGCCCAGCTCGGCGCGATTATTGTGTAGGTCAGCGTTAAGGTTCAGGGTATCAAACGCCACTGGCAGCGGCGCGTTGTTGACTATCTGCGTCACCTTCACGTTGCGCCCAGAAAGCGACACTTTGCCCTGCGGCAGCCCTTCTTTGGTGGTGTCCCAGCTCACATCAGCATTACCGCTGAACACGCCGCTAGCTTGCGTATCTTCCGGCATAAACGGTTTGAGCATCGCCAGGTCAAAACGGTTGAGATTGACGAGGGCACGACCCGCCGCCCCGGCATCAATGGTCTGCGGCACGCACAGTTCGGCATTCGGGTTCACCCAGCAGTGCGGCCCAATACTGATTTTCTGTTCGAGGTTACGATAATCCAGTGCGATATCGCGGTTTATCGACCACGGCCCGACCGGCGTCTGGAAACGGGTATTACTCAGCGCCCCTTTCCAGCGCTCCTCTTTACGATCAAAACTGCCTGACAGTGCCAGTTGGCCGGAAACCGGCTCGCCCTGCACCTGCAATTGCAGCGAGTGCTGTTTTTCACTGCCTTTTGCTGACAGATGAACCAGACCGATATTGACGCTCGGCTGCACAATGCGCTCCACGCGCACATCGAGATTACCGGCAATCTGGTCGGTCGATTTCACATCGCCATCGACGCGTACCTGACCAATCGACAGTTCCTGCCAGCGCAGGCCGCGGGCGGTGATATCTGCCAGCAACTGCGGTGCGTCCACG containing:
- the ytfQ gene encoding galactofuranose ABC transporter, galactofuranose-binding protein YtfQ, producing MWKRLLLVTAVSAAMSSMVMAAPLTVGFSQVGSESGWRAAETNVAKQEAQKRGITLKIADGQQKQENQLKAVRSFIAQGVDAIFIAPVVATGWEPVLKEAKEANIPVFLLDRSIDVKDKSLYMTTVTANNVLEGQLIGEWLIKTADGKPCNVVELQGTVGASVAIDRKKGFADAISKASNIKIIRSQSGDFTRSKGKEVMESFIKAENNGKNICMVYAHNDDMVIGAIQAIKEAGLKPGKDILTGSIDGVPDIYKAMIAGDANASVELTPNMAGPAFDALEKYKKDGTLPEKVTLTKSTLYLPDTAKEELEKKKNMGY
- the ppa gene encoding inorganic diphosphatase gives rise to the protein MSLLNVPAGKDLPEDIYVVIEIPANADPIKYEVDKESGALFVDRFMSTAMFYPCNYGYINHTLSLDGDPVDVLVPTPYPLEPGSVIRCRPVGVLKMTDESGEDAKLVAVPHTKLSKEYDHIKDVNDLPDLLKAQITHFFEHYKDLEAGKWVKVDGWEDAAAAKAEIIASFERAKK
- a CDS encoding gamma-glutamylcyclotransferase, with product MRIFVYGSLRRKQGNSHWMTNALWLGDHSVPDYQLYSLGHYPGAVPGDGTVHGEVYRIDASTLAELDALRTKAGEYARHLIQTPYGSAWMYVYQRPIDGMKLIESGNWLDKDQY
- the tamB gene encoding autotransporter assembly complex protein TamB; amino-acid sequence: MTLWKKISLGVLLFLVVLVGAVGFLIGTTTGLHLLFNAANRWVPGLEIGQVTGGWRDLTLKKVRYTQPGVAVDAGEFHLAVNLSCLWHSNLCVNDIALRDINVAIDSSKMPPAAKVEEEDSGPLNLSTPYPITLSRVALNNINIKIDDTTVSVMDFSSGLQWQEKNLTLTPTALQGLLIALPKVADVAQKEVVEPKINNPQPQEKPLGETLTELFSKPVLPEMTDVHLPLNLNIQSFSGEQLRITGDTDLTIYKMLLKVSSIDGNMKLDTLDIDSSQGTVNASGTAQLMNDWPVDMTLNSTLNIDPLKGEKIKLKIAGDVRKQLEVGVNLSGQVDMNLRAQAQLAEAGLPFNVAIDSKQLYWPFTGEKQFQADKLKLKLGGKMTDYTLSFSTSVKGEGVPPADITIDAKGNERQVNLDKLTVAALEGKTELTALLDWQQAISWRGELALRGINTAKVAPDWPSKIDGLIKTNGSLYGGTWQMNVPEMKITGNVKQNKVKVDGSLRGNSYLQWTIPGLHVALGNNTADIKGELGVKDLNLDANIDAPKLDNMLPGLGGTAKGLVHIRGTVDAPQLLADITARGLRWQELSIGQVRVDGDVKSTDQIAGNLDVRVERIVQPSVNIGLVHLSAKGSEKQHSLQLQVQGEPVSGQLALSGSFDRKEERWKGALSNTRFQTPVGPWSINRDIALDYRNLEQKISIGPHCWVNPNAELCVPQTIDAGAAGRALVNLNRFDLAMLKPFMPEDTQASGVFSGNADVSWDTTKEGLPQGKVSLSGRNVKVTQIVNNAPLPVAFDTLNLNADLHNNRAELGWLIRLTNNGQLDGQVQVTDPQGRRNLGGNVNIRNFSLAMINPVFSRGEKADGKVNANLRLGGDVQSPLMFGQLQLNGIDVDGNFMPFDMQPSQITMNFNGASSTLQGEIRTQQGQISLNGDADWRQIENWRARIAAKGSRVRITVPPMVRLDVSPDIEFNATPSLFTLDGSVDVPWARIVVKEVPESAVGVSKDEVMLNDQLQPKEVKSASIPINSNLMIHVGNNVRLDAFGLKARLTGDLKVAQDKQGLGLNGQINIPEGRFHAYGQDLIVRKGELLFSGPPDQPLLNIEAIRNPESTENDVIAGVRVTGTADQPKAEVFSDPAMSQQEALSYLVRGQGLDSGQSDSAAMTSMLIGLGVAQSGQVVGKIGETFGVSNLALDTQGVGDSSQVVVSGYVLPGLQVKYGVGIFDSLATLTLRYRLMPKLYLEAVSGVDQALDLLYQFEF